The Desulfovibrio legallii genome includes the window CGGACGCCCGCCGCTCGCGCCGAACCCATATAAACGGCGCTGGACGGCAAGCATGTCGAATGACGCATCAATTTTTCTCGCCAATTCCAGGAGCTGAGGACGAGAGAGCTTTTCCATCCTGGTAGAAGACCAGTCCAGACCCACGGCCCAGGGACGCTTGTTGATGATGACCATACGCATGACATTAATCCTCAGTCCCGCCACCAGCGGATTCCACTTCGATGGTTATGACCAGCAGCGTTCTTGCGTACTTTGCCCCACTGCCGAAATTGAGCAGGCCCAGGCTCTTAGACAGCTTCTGTGTCTGGTCCTGAAATCCGGCCAGCACCAACGTCTGCCCCATCTGCATGGTAGACCGCTGGCTGAAGGCGCGGGTGGACGTTTTGGGCAGCTGAATCGTCAGGTCATTGGTCGAATATTCGCTCAGCTCGTCCAGGCTGGAAAGGTTGATGCTGTACTGGAGCAGTACACGCCGCCGGTCCAGGATGTGCGGTATGACCGTCATGGCAAAACCAGTGGTCACTTCGCCAGGGGTGATCTCCGTAGTCTGACCGTAATCGGACTGGGACGTGGACGAGCCCGCGATATAGTTGATGCGCTGGATGGCCTGGATGGGCACGGGCTGGTTTGAGAGAATCAGTCCGCCGCCTGATGTGACCTGGGTGGCGTTGCCCCAATCTTTCAAGGCCTTCAGTACGCCCGTGGAGTTCTTCAGCTTGCCGGAAACCACGGTCGCCGTGGCCGTGCCCGCGCCCCCCAGTGCCGAGAGGCTGCCGGCAGCCACAGAAATGGCGTCATTGGCGAAGAGAACCTGCAAGTCCAGGCCCGCCTCGTTTTCATCCGTGACTTCCAGCGCCCACACATGCGCCGTCAACGCCACCTGCCGCGACAGGCGTTTATTAATTTCCGCCACATATCCGCCGACTTGGCGGACATTTTCAGCACGGTCCCGAACAGTGATTGTGCCGGCAGCCTGGTTGCCCACCACACTGCCTTCCGGAGAGAGCAGGGCTTTGACGGCTTTTTCCATATCTGCCCAGATATCAAAGGCATATTGGGTGGTATTGGATTGCGCCGTCTGACTGGAAGTGTCGGAAGTAGCCACTGTTTGATTGACATTAGAGCCGCCGATGCTGGAGCGCGTGGTTTCCTTTGATTTATTGGTGATATTGTCCTTGTATTCGCGCTTGCCCGGTGCGCCCAGAATTGTGAATGTCCGAACCGTCAGACGGGAAAAGACAACGCTGTTCGTCCTGGAGTCATAATCCCAGCCATAACCGGAAGCGATGGACACATGGTCCAGCAGGCCGCGCAAGGTACCGTCATACGAAATATTCAATACCCGCGACGTGCCGGAACCGGGCACATTCAGCAGGTCCGGAAGATCCAGGCCGGTGTCGCTCTTCCCTTTTTTCTGGCTATCCGCGCCTCCCAAGGGCGCGGGGTCTACGCCCACCTGAACGGTCATAGGCGTCAGATCCGCAATGGTTGCGGCAATGTCCGCCAAGGTGCCACGCTTACGCAGCGTCACATGGGTATTGAGCGCCGCCTGGGATTGCTCGTCCGCCCGGATGGGCACGGCCTTCACGCCCACGTAGGGTTCGGCAACCACGTCCACCGCCCTGGAGCGCGAAAGCGTGGTAAAGTCCCGGCCCTTGGATTCTATGAGTTCCTGGTCCGGCGCGCCTTTATGAGCACAGCCGAAAAAAAGCGCTCCAAGAAGAAAAAGGGTTGTCTGCGCGGATATATTGAAAAATTTCATACCGCACCCCGGATTATACGCTTGCAGTAACATCTTTTTAGTGTTACTTTTTCATCATGATATTGAGCTTCAGGGACAGCCGCGCCGAGCTTTTGTTTCAGGGGGTTCGCATTCCCGGCCTGCCGCCGGACATCCAGCGCGCCGCCATGCGCAAGCTGAAAGTCCTGCACAGCGCCGTTTCTCTCAACGACCTGCGCGTCCCTCCCGGAAACCGTCTGGAAGCGCTTAAAGGGAACCGGGCCGGACAGCACAGCATCCGCATCAACGGCCAATGGCGGATATGCTTCGTCTGGAAAGACGGAAACGCTCATTCTGTTGCAATTGTTGACTATCACTAGGAGAACGCCATGAGTGACCGCATGCCGCCCGTACATCCGGGTGAAATTCTGCAGGAGGAGTTTCTGAAGCCCATGGGCATAAGCCAGACCCGCCTTGCGCTGGACACCGGCATGCCGCAGAGCCGCATTCAGAGCATTGTTGCCGGCAAGCGCGGCATCTCCGCCGACACTGCGGTGCGTCTTGCCGCCTACTTCGGCAACAGTGCGGAGTTCTGGCTCAACTGCCAGGTATCCTATGAGCTTGACGTGGTGGCATATTCCGGCAAGCGCGATGAAATCCTGTCTCGTGTGCATCCGCATCATCCCGTCCTTGCTAATGTTCCGACACTTCCAT containing:
- a CDS encoding secretin N-terminal domain-containing protein; the encoded protein is MKFFNISAQTTLFLLGALFFGCAHKGAPDQELIESKGRDFTTLSRSRAVDVVAEPYVGVKAVPIRADEQSQAALNTHVTLRKRGTLADIAATIADLTPMTVQVGVDPAPLGGADSQKKGKSDTGLDLPDLLNVPGSGTSRVLNISYDGTLRGLLDHVSIASGYGWDYDSRTNSVVFSRLTVRTFTILGAPGKREYKDNITNKSKETTRSSIGGSNVNQTVATSDTSSQTAQSNTTQYAFDIWADMEKAVKALLSPEGSVVGNQAAGTITVRDRAENVRQVGGYVAEINKRLSRQVALTAHVWALEVTDENEAGLDLQVLFANDAISVAAGSLSALGGAGTATATVVSGKLKNSTGVLKALKDWGNATQVTSGGGLILSNQPVPIQAIQRINYIAGSSTSQSDYGQTTEITPGEVTTGFAMTVIPHILDRRRVLLQYSINLSSLDELSEYSTNDLTIQLPKTSTRAFSQRSTMQMGQTLVLAGFQDQTQKLSKSLGLLNFGSGAKYARTLLVITIEVESAGGGTED
- a CDS encoding type II toxin-antitoxin system RelE/ParE family toxin — translated: MILSFRDSRAELLFQGVRIPGLPPDIQRAAMRKLKVLHSAVSLNDLRVPPGNRLEALKGNRAGQHSIRINGQWRICFVWKDGNAHSVAIVDYH
- a CDS encoding HigA family addiction module antitoxin is translated as MSDRMPPVHPGEILQEEFLKPMGISQTRLALDTGMPQSRIQSIVAGKRGISADTAVRLAAYFGNSAEFWLNCQVSYELDVVAYSGKRDEILSRVHPHHPVLANVPTLP